Sequence from the Helianthus annuus cultivar XRQ/B chromosome 13, HanXRQr2.0-SUNRISE, whole genome shotgun sequence genome:
CGGATGGATTTGTTTCACTGGTCTCTTGAAGTATGTCTGTAGACAAACAGAACGTTTAGTGAACCGTTGGGCAGAAAGTTCGTTAATGTTCGTTTAGTTAATAAACGAACTAATATGAACACATGTCTTATCCAGTAGtggaagtttgtttatgtttgatagCTTACGTTTGTTTAAGTTCGTTTATTTCGTCATTTAAATATTCATTTTAATATTTTAGGCCCATTACTATTTAGTCTAGTGTTATGATAAAGGTGCACAAATTGAAACCGCGAACCTATGCAAACCGGACCGGATCGAATCGGTTTGAAACCGGATTGAGAGTTAAATCCTGGTTTATCGGATCGGATTGGGACCGGTTTCAACCAACACACTTATTTTcttaacgaacaaacatgaacacgaAAACCCCGTCTGTTTAAGTGCCCGTGTTCGATCGtttgttcggttaaagttaaacaaacatgccttgttcatgttcgttcggttcattcaCACGCCAATCTTGTAGTTTACCTTTTGATTCGGACCCAACTCGTTGAATCTCATCATTACATCCAGACTCTGGCGGATCATCCTGCCCCGGAGCTACGGTTTCAAACGCCTTAACAAGCAAAGCGACTTTCCGTTTCTGAGTCGGAGCGAGTTCACTCACAACCTTTTGAAGCGCATAATCCAGCATCCAGTCATCCGAGTTTTTCTTGCCACTACCCGTCTGCCGCCGGAGCGAAACCGTTTCGGTTTCTGTCTCCGGCGGCACCGGAAGGAGTCTCGGTTTTCTCGGCTTGAATTTCTTCACCTTTTCGAGTTCTTTAACAAACTTTGTTAACAGAATAACTTTCTTTAGGTGACTCCACCGGCTCGGTGCTTCTTTCTTCAGTTTCATGGCGGGTTTTTGTTCGGGCACTggtgctggagattcatctgtTTGTTCATTCGGTGTTTCAATCTTTTCGGGTACGTCTTGTTCTGATATAACTTCACTTGTAGTCGATTGATCGTCTTGCACTTCTGGAAGAAGTATCTTCTCGATTGCATCTCGAACAAGTTTGATCGCGAACATCTTTCTGAGCTCGGTTTCTTGACTCGCAGCATCATCAAAATCTGTAAAAATATTGGAGTTAGATCAAGAGTCTTTTTACGAACCCAGTTCTGAAGGGTGCTGCTAGatgtaccccccccccccccccccaacccccccAATCGTCATATGACCGTATAAAAACGGTGAAAGAAGGTCATACAGCCAGTATAAACGGTGAAGAAAAGTCATATGGGCCGTGTGGCATGTGTCACACTAGTGCTGTCACATCAGTCACTTATGTGTCAGACTAACACATCATATGGCCCGTGTGAATTGTAAGAATACCAATTCATACGGCACGTATAAACATTAGGACCTGTATGATTAGCCACTACAACACTCATACGGGGCGTATAACCCCTCATACGGCCCATATGACGTCAGTGGTGTGCGTATAGTCTGACCCGGTACTGAAACTAAAATTACACAAACGAAAGAACAGATTATGAACCTTTAGTCTCGGATTTCGGTTCTTCATCTACTTTCTGAACATTTGAGTCCGCCGATTCTGCTGCAAGACCAGATACCATATGCTGATGGATCATACCCCACATGCTTATTGTGTTCTTTTTCTTTACAGATCGCTTCTTCTCAAGAACGGGCTTCGACCCGTTTGAATTATCATCTTTCTCGTTGTTTAAATCGCTAAAATCGCGATTATTTGAAACGGGTATCTCGTTCTTTCTCTCTTGGAGGCTGTTGACTCCGAATAACATATCAGCAAACTCAGCTTCATCATGATCATAGCTCGAAAGCGGTTCTGATCTCGTTTTAGCATAGAATTCTATAGACGAATCGACTTCGTCCTTGCATTCAGAAACCTTTTTACTTACTTTCGGTTCTCTTTTCTTACCGAAACTTTTATCCGCTGGTCGAGTTTCGGTGTTCGTGATCTTCGGGTCTTTTGCCGTGCGCCTTTTAAGATACGTGAAGCGCTTTGTCGGGGGCtcgtggtgatgatgatggccgTGAAGAGAACAATGCTGGTACCGACACACTTTTGCGACGGGAAGTACTTCTTCGGGTTCTGATGGCCGTGATTGATGTTTAAGTTGTTCGGGGAACTTTGAGTCTTTGAGAGTCGATGAAAATGTAGCGCGTTCGACGTGGGATTCTTCGGACGCTTGTGAAAAGGTGTCGGTTGAAGACATTTTCGATTTGTAACTTGTCTTGTTCTTGTTTCTGTTATTGCTGTTGGTTCTGAAGATCTTGACTGATCTTAGACTACCTGTTCTTGTGAACTTTGGCATAGGTTTCTGTATAGGAAGAATCAAATGTCACAAACATGTTAACTGAAATTCtagatttataaaatttaatatagTTTTAAAATTTGCAACATTAATGCATCATACATAGCATGATAGAATGGTAAATATATACATTAAGCTTTTACATacattttttagtttttaattttcattttcataTTTCAGTTTATTACGCCCCGCTTGCGgcatgcgcatataatgtatatatttgTGGGccatcggggggcaaaagtggaagtgcactaattttaacgttattttactaatttcgtgaaaagggtacatgcactaatcggtctttgtcccgattgctgagtgttatgtgccttatgtccaaggcttgatgcaaaactactatcgagccgggggtctcactggaagcagcctctctattcctacggggcagaggtaaggctgtctacatcttaccctcctgagaccctacctttgctttgctattggtgggatttactgagtatgatgatgatgataattcaGTTTATTAGAATAAACCTGAATTCGAACCAAATTTTAATTCACTTTAGAGGAATTAAATTTAAA
This genomic interval carries:
- the LOC110925729 gene encoding calmodulin binding protein PICBP — encoded protein: MAIESSMTQEIGGKKALQSDCPSPDSSLTQGDSDMESTSVSSSMQGSISSATSSLDQYSSNVKEETLQKKPLKKLNSRKFASFGSFMSSRRRAQSKLSQSSIKLSDDGSTSTTPLHPSSIEVSDESTNYVQKPMPKFTRTGSLRSVKIFRTNSNNRNKNKTSYKSKMSSTDTFSQASEESHVERATFSSTLKDSKFPEQLKHQSRPSEPEEVLPVAKVCRYQHCSLHGHHHHHEPPTKRFTYLKRRTAKDPKITNTETRPADKSFGKKREPKVSKKVSECKDEVDSSIEFYAKTRSEPLSSYDHDEAEFADMLFGVNSLQERKNEIPVSNNRDFSDLNNEKDDNSNGSKPVLEKKRSVKKKNTISMWGMIHQHMVSGLAAESADSNVQKVDEEPKSETKDFDDAASQETELRKMFAIKLVRDAIEKILLPEVQDDQSTTSEVISEQDVPEKIETPNEQTDESPAPVPEQKPAMKLKKEAPSRWSHLKKVILLTKFVKELEKVKKFKPRKPRLLPVPPETETETVSLRRQTGSGKKNSDDWMLDYALQKVVSELAPTQKRKVALLVKAFETVAPGQDDPPESGCNDEIQRVGSESKDILQETSETNPSADKIEEPKPDLEKEKHLKMWHMIYQHVAVDIATKIGSDLLLDDEESTNGDENNPQEVENQTERNYKLQFTQSDAVKLVRESVDEILLPDTTDTSSQDSQSVASDTASEQEEVVEKKHEDAEPRKLDENKNPTKTTILHHQKSKNWAKLKKLILLKRSIRALEGFRTLKSETPQREKLKTDSEQEKVDLRRQMMDERKKAEQWMLDYAVQHIVTKLTPSRKKRVSMLVEAFEAVVPLPEI